The following proteins are encoded in a genomic region of Burkholderia gladioli:
- a CDS encoding p-hydroxycinnamoyl CoA hydratase/lyase yields the protein MSKYDKRWQTVDVKVEAGIAWVTLNRPDKRNAMSPTLNQEMLQVLDAIEFDDEAKVLVLTGAGAAWTAGMDLKEYFREIDGGPDALQEKVRRDASEWQWRRLRMYGKPTIAMVNGWCFGGGFSPLVACDLAIAAEEAVFGLSEINWGIPPGNLVSKAMADTVGHRRALHYIMTGDTFTGIEAAEMGLVNSSVPLAGLREATIALAARLIDKNPVVLRAAKHGFKRSRELTWEQNEDYLYAKLDQAQLRDPEHGREQGLKQFLDDKAIKPGLQAYKR from the coding sequence ATGAGCAAGTACGACAAGCGCTGGCAGACCGTGGACGTGAAGGTGGAGGCCGGCATCGCCTGGGTCACCTTGAACCGCCCCGACAAGCGCAACGCGATGAGCCCGACGCTCAACCAGGAGATGCTGCAGGTCCTGGACGCGATCGAATTCGACGACGAGGCGAAGGTGCTGGTCCTCACCGGCGCCGGTGCCGCCTGGACGGCCGGGATGGACCTGAAGGAGTACTTCCGCGAGATCGACGGCGGGCCCGACGCGCTACAGGAAAAGGTGCGGCGCGACGCGTCGGAGTGGCAATGGCGCCGCCTGCGCATGTACGGCAAGCCGACCATCGCGATGGTCAACGGCTGGTGCTTCGGCGGGGGCTTCTCGCCGCTGGTCGCCTGCGATCTGGCGATCGCCGCGGAGGAGGCGGTATTCGGCCTGTCGGAGATCAACTGGGGCATCCCGCCCGGCAACCTGGTCAGCAAGGCGATGGCGGATACGGTCGGGCATCGTCGCGCGCTGCACTACATCATGACCGGCGATACTTTCACCGGCATCGAGGCGGCCGAGATGGGCCTGGTGAACAGCAGCGTGCCGCTCGCCGGGCTGCGCGAGGCGACCATCGCGCTGGCCGCGCGGCTGATCGACAAGAACCCGGTCGTGCTGCGCGCGGCCAAGCACGGCTTCAAGCGCTCGCGCGAGCTCACCTGGGAGCAGAACGAGGACTACCTGTACGCGAAGCTCGACCAGGCGCAACTGCGCGACCCGGAACATGGCCGCGAGCAGGGTCTCAAGCAGTTCCTCGACGACAAGGCGATCAAGCCGGGCCTGCAGGCCTACAAGCGCTGA
- a CDS encoding feruloyl-CoA synthase, with protein sequence MSDATMNPSQPAPARADDGVRYRAAAVAEGAAAMRRAQDGSWYLSAREPLGDYPARLSDRLLSGAQAHPDRLLAARRGDDGRWIGISYAQMLERSRAIGQGLVDLGLSATRPLAVLSGNDLEHLQLMFAAMLAGVPYAPISPAYSLVSTDYGKLRHTLGVLRPGAVFVAERAGFARALDAAKPADATLIVARDADAAGDALPLSRLLATAPRTIDAIHAAIGPDHLAKILFTSGSTRQPKAVPTTHRMLCSNQQMLRQTMPELGREPPVLVDWLPWNHTFGGSHNLGIALYNGGTLYIDDGRPVPGRFDETVRNLREIAPTIYFNVPKGWEELATALEGDAALRDSFFSRVKLYFFGGAGLSQAAWDRLDRVTAAHCGERIRIMAGLGMTETSPSCLFTTGPLMRSGYIGLPAPGCDVKLAPSGGKLELRFKGPNVMRGYWHAEVDPREVFDEEGYYRSGDAAVFADPDRPELGLQFDGRLTEDFKLSSGTFVSVGPLRARAVSSGAPYVQDVVVTGINRDDIGLLVFPRLDACRALAGLAADAPAAEVLRAPAVRAAFAAWLAALNRQASGGSTYVARIRLMDSPPSLDLGEVTDKGSLNQAAVQQHRAAAIETLYDPARDDPHVIRA encoded by the coding sequence ATGAGCGACGCGACGATGAACCCATCGCAGCCCGCGCCGGCACGTGCCGACGACGGCGTGCGCTATCGCGCGGCGGCGGTCGCCGAAGGCGCCGCCGCGATGCGCCGCGCGCAAGACGGCAGCTGGTACCTGAGCGCGCGCGAGCCGCTCGGCGACTACCCCGCGCGCCTGAGCGACCGCCTGCTGAGCGGCGCGCAGGCGCATCCCGATCGGCTGCTGGCGGCGCGCCGCGGCGACGATGGCCGCTGGATCGGCATCAGCTACGCCCAGATGCTGGAGCGCTCGCGCGCGATCGGGCAGGGGCTGGTCGACCTCGGCCTGTCGGCGACGCGCCCGCTCGCCGTGTTGTCCGGCAACGATCTCGAGCATCTGCAACTGATGTTCGCGGCAATGCTGGCCGGCGTGCCGTATGCGCCGATCTCGCCGGCCTATTCGCTGGTCTCGACCGACTACGGCAAGCTGCGCCACACGCTGGGCGTGTTGCGGCCGGGCGCGGTGTTCGTCGCCGAGCGCGCCGGGTTCGCGCGCGCGCTCGACGCGGCAAAGCCGGCCGATGCGACGCTGATCGTGGCGCGCGATGCCGACGCCGCCGGCGATGCGCTGCCGCTCTCGCGCCTGCTGGCCACGGCGCCGCGCACCATCGACGCGATCCATGCCGCGATCGGCCCCGACCATCTCGCGAAGATCCTGTTCACCTCGGGTTCCACCCGGCAGCCGAAGGCCGTGCCCACCACGCATCGCATGCTGTGCAGCAACCAGCAGATGCTGCGCCAGACCATGCCCGAGCTCGGGCGCGAGCCGCCGGTGCTGGTCGACTGGCTGCCGTGGAATCACACCTTCGGCGGCAGCCACAACCTCGGCATCGCGCTGTACAACGGCGGCACGCTGTATATCGACGACGGCCGCCCGGTGCCCGGCCGTTTCGACGAAACCGTGCGCAACCTGCGCGAGATCGCGCCGACGATCTACTTCAACGTGCCGAAGGGCTGGGAGGAGCTGGCCACCGCGCTCGAAGGCGACGCGGCGCTGCGCGATTCGTTCTTCTCGCGCGTGAAGCTGTATTTCTTCGGCGGCGCGGGGCTCTCGCAAGCCGCCTGGGACCGGCTCGATCGCGTGACCGCCGCGCATTGCGGCGAGCGGATTCGCATCATGGCGGGCCTGGGCATGACGGAAACCTCGCCGTCCTGCCTGTTCACGACCGGGCCGCTGATGCGCTCCGGTTATATCGGGCTGCCCGCGCCCGGCTGCGACGTGAAGCTCGCGCCGAGCGGCGGCAAGCTCGAGCTGCGCTTCAAGGGGCCGAACGTGATGCGCGGTTATTGGCACGCCGAGGTCGATCCGCGCGAGGTGTTCGACGAGGAAGGCTATTACCGCAGCGGCGACGCGGCGGTGTTCGCCGATCCCGATCGGCCCGAACTCGGGCTGCAGTTCGACGGGCGGCTGACCGAGGATTTCAAGCTGAGCAGCGGCACCTTCGTCAGCGTCGGGCCGTTGCGCGCGAGGGCCGTGTCGAGCGGCGCGCCCTATGTGCAGGATGTGGTCGTGACCGGAATCAATCGCGACGATATCGGCCTGCTGGTGTTTCCGCGCCTCGATGCCTGCCGGGCGCTGGCCGGGCTCGCCGCCGACGCGCCGGCCGCCGAGGTGCTGCGCGCGCCGGCCGTGCGCGCGGCCTTCGCGGCCTGGCTCGCGGCGCTGAATCGGCAGGCGAGCGGCGGATCGACCTACGTGGCGCGCATCCGCTTGATGGATAGCCCGCCGTCGCTCGATCTCGGCGAGGTGACCGACAAGGGGTCGCTGAACCAGGCGGCCGTGCAGCAGCATCGCGCGGCGGCGATCGAGACGCTGTACGACCCGGCGCGCGACGATCCCCACGTGATTCGCGCCTGA
- the mhpT gene encoding 3-(3-hydroxy-phenyl)propionate transporter MhpT, which yields MNTYVAEKPAVATTLALCFAIALLEGLDLQSVGVAAPRMAREFGLSVSQMGIAFSAGTFGLLPGAMLGGRLADRIGRKRVLIASVALFGLLSIATAQSSSFAMLVVVRVLTGIGLGGAMPNLIALSSEAVPPRSRSSAVAAMYCGIPFGGVIASLIGVLLAGDTEWRHIFYVGGAGPLLLVPVLAVLLPESRAYLDVAGTRAARASVAHTLFGGGRASATLALWISYFCTLIVLYFLLNWLPSLMAARGLDRAHVGLVQVAFNVGGGLGALGIGAALDRMRASRVVGGMYAGIVLSLAALAAAPGFASLAAAAFAAGMFVIGGQSVLYALAAIYYPTAMRGTGVGAAVAVGRLGSVVGPLAATTLLAAGRSAPIVIGASIPVTLVAAVAALLLIRRPQARD from the coding sequence ATGAATACCTACGTTGCCGAAAAGCCGGCGGTCGCGACCACGCTCGCGCTCTGCTTCGCGATCGCGCTGCTCGAGGGGCTCGACCTGCAGTCGGTCGGCGTTGCCGCGCCGCGCATGGCGCGGGAGTTCGGCCTGAGCGTGTCGCAGATGGGCATCGCGTTCAGCGCCGGCACCTTCGGGTTGCTGCCCGGCGCCATGCTCGGCGGGCGGCTGGCCGATCGCATCGGGCGCAAGCGCGTGCTGATCGCCTCGGTCGCCTTGTTCGGGCTGCTGTCGATCGCCACCGCGCAGAGCTCGAGCTTCGCGATGCTCGTCGTGGTGCGCGTGCTGACCGGCATCGGCCTGGGCGGCGCGATGCCGAACCTGATCGCGCTGTCGTCCGAAGCGGTGCCGCCGCGATCGCGCAGCAGCGCGGTGGCCGCGATGTACTGCGGGATTCCGTTCGGCGGCGTGATCGCCTCCCTGATCGGCGTGCTGCTCGCCGGCGATACCGAATGGCGGCACATCTTCTACGTCGGCGGCGCCGGGCCCTTGCTGCTGGTGCCGGTGCTGGCGGTGCTGCTGCCGGAATCGCGCGCCTATCTCGACGTGGCCGGCACCCGCGCCGCGCGAGCGAGTGTCGCCCACACGCTGTTCGGCGGCGGCCGCGCGAGCGCCACGCTTGCCTTGTGGATCAGCTACTTCTGCACCCTGATCGTCCTCTACTTCCTGTTGAACTGGCTGCCGTCGCTGATGGCCGCGCGCGGGCTCGACCGCGCGCACGTCGGGCTGGTGCAGGTGGCGTTCAACGTCGGCGGCGGGCTGGGCGCGCTCGGCATCGGCGCGGCGCTGGACCGGATGCGCGCCTCGCGCGTGGTGGGCGGCATGTACGCGGGGATCGTGCTGTCGCTGGCCGCGCTGGCGGCGGCGCCGGGCTTCGCCTCGCTGGCGGCGGCCGCGTTCGCGGCCGGCATGTTCGTGATCGGCGGTCAGTCGGTGCTGTACGCGCTGGCGGCGATCTACTACCCCACCGCGATGCGCGGCACGGGCGTGGGCGCGGCGGTGGCGGTCGGGCGGCTCGGCTCCGTGGTCGGGCCGCTGGCGGCCACGACGCTGCTGGCCGCCGGCCGCAGCGCGCCGATCGTGATCGGCGCGAGCATCCCCGTCACGCTGGTGGCGGCGGTGGCCGCGCTGCTGCTGATCCGTCGTCCGCAGGCCCGCGACTGA
- a CDS encoding porin produces MKKHIRNGLLAAGAGCALVAPIAHAQSSVTLYGIIDTGVEFVSHANAAGDHVVRMPAVTGELPSRWGLRGSEDLGGGYQAIFTLESGFNVRGGDLGQGGRLFGRQAFVGLKGGFGTLAFGRQYTMTYLALQGADIIGPDIYGLGSLDAYVPNGRADNAVSYIGTYRGVTLGAAYSFGRDGAGTGNSPGQGTCAGQVPGNTVECRNMSVMLKYDSAYFGAAASYEEQRGGTGAAANFFDGVAPAALTSSAGKDARVHVSAYAQAAGARIGAGWIGRRVSTGSPSVAGAHSDLFFLGASYAVKPDFIVDGEGYRIVNAAHDTRATMATLRATYLLSKRTSVYAQSSYLWNSAHASYAVSGGGAGTTPGAGMGQLGAMVGVKHMF; encoded by the coding sequence ATGAAAAAGCACATCAGGAACGGCCTGCTGGCCGCCGGCGCGGGCTGCGCCTTGGTCGCGCCGATCGCGCACGCGCAGTCGAGCGTGACGCTGTACGGCATCATCGACACGGGCGTGGAATTCGTGTCGCACGCGAACGCGGCGGGCGACCACGTGGTGCGGATGCCGGCCGTGACGGGCGAGCTGCCGTCGCGCTGGGGCCTGCGTGGCAGCGAGGATCTCGGCGGCGGATATCAGGCGATCTTCACGCTGGAAAGCGGCTTCAACGTGCGCGGCGGCGATCTCGGCCAGGGCGGCCGGCTGTTCGGGCGGCAGGCCTTCGTCGGGCTGAAGGGCGGCTTCGGCACGCTCGCGTTCGGCCGCCAGTACACGATGACCTATCTCGCGCTGCAGGGCGCGGACATCATCGGCCCCGACATCTACGGGCTCGGCTCGCTCGATGCCTATGTGCCGAATGGACGTGCCGACAATGCCGTGAGCTATATCGGCACCTATCGCGGCGTGACGCTCGGCGCCGCCTATTCGTTCGGTCGCGACGGCGCGGGCACCGGCAATTCGCCTGGGCAGGGAACCTGCGCCGGGCAGGTGCCCGGCAATACCGTCGAATGTCGAAACATGTCGGTGATGCTGAAGTACGACAGCGCGTATTTCGGCGCGGCGGCTTCGTACGAGGAGCAGCGCGGCGGCACCGGCGCGGCGGCGAACTTCTTCGATGGCGTGGCCCCGGCCGCGCTTACCAGCAGCGCCGGCAAGGACGCGCGCGTGCATGTGAGCGCCTATGCGCAGGCCGCGGGTGCGCGTATCGGCGCGGGATGGATCGGGCGGCGCGTGTCGACCGGTTCGCCGAGCGTGGCCGGCGCGCATTCGGATCTTTTCTTCCTCGGTGCTTCGTATGCGGTGAAGCCCGATTTCATCGTCGATGGCGAGGGATATCGGATCGTCAACGCGGCGCACGACACGCGCGCGACGATGGCGACGCTGCGCGCGACCTATCTGCTGTCGAAGCGGACCTCGGTCTACGCGCAGTCCTCGTATCTGTGGAACAGCGCACACGCGAGCTACGCGGTGAGCGGCGGCGGTGCCGGCACGACGCCCGGCGCGGGAATGGGGCAGCTCGGCGCGATGGTCGGCGTCAAGCACATGTTCTGA
- a CDS encoding tannase/feruloyl esterase family alpha/beta hydrolase, translated as MNRKYAFLCLSPLFAVGLAGCGGDGTTNAAPSHLSAATPAAMTQSCDALAAKLAYANTAFTSVTTASAGALTVAGKPIAEHCVIEGKMNERVSAVDGKTYAIGFEMRLPKAWNGRFFYQANGGLDGNVVTATGEISGGGPLNDALNMGFAVISSDSGHGAAQNPLFGLDPQARLDYGYAAVDALTPMAKQVIRLAYGKAPDRSYFDGCSNGGRHAMVTAVRNAGDYDGIIAGDPGFHLPKAAIGEMYGAQQFARIASATGANGLPDIGSGFNAAERQFVGARILDKCDALDGVADGMVQDVAACQAHFSVETDIPTCVGGTRTGACLTSEQKTALENVFAGARNSAGTALYAGFPYDPGIAGSGWAAWKQSNSITLDPAAMAFTFMTPPKSAATLANLAGFALGFDMDADAPAIFATNGTYTQSAWSFMTPPDETNLSALKSRGAKMFVYHGTGDPVFSFDDTRDWYERVAQANGGSAADFVRFYPVPGMNHCSGGPAADQFDMLTPLVAWVEQGQAPAAIVAAARDATNAVPNADVPASWGVGRTRPLCPYPQVARYNGSGDLNSAANFSCR; from the coding sequence TTGAACCGAAAATATGCATTCCTTTGTTTGTCGCCGCTGTTCGCAGTCGGGCTTGCCGGTTGTGGCGGCGATGGCACGACCAACGCCGCGCCCTCGCATCTGAGCGCCGCGACGCCGGCGGCGATGACGCAGAGCTGCGATGCGCTCGCCGCGAAGCTCGCCTATGCGAATACCGCGTTCACGTCCGTGACCACCGCTTCGGCCGGTGCGTTGACGGTGGCCGGCAAGCCGATCGCCGAGCATTGCGTGATCGAAGGGAAGATGAACGAGCGCGTTAGCGCGGTCGATGGGAAGACCTACGCGATCGGCTTCGAGATGCGCTTGCCGAAGGCGTGGAACGGACGCTTCTTCTACCAGGCGAACGGCGGGCTGGACGGCAACGTGGTGACCGCGACTGGTGAGATCAGCGGCGGCGGGCCGTTGAACGATGCGTTGAACATGGGCTTCGCGGTGATCAGCTCCGATTCGGGGCATGGCGCCGCTCAGAACCCGCTGTTCGGGCTCGATCCGCAGGCGCGGCTAGATTACGGCTACGCCGCCGTGGATGCGCTCACGCCGATGGCCAAGCAGGTGATACGGCTGGCTTATGGGAAGGCGCCCGATCGCAGCTACTTCGACGGCTGCTCGAACGGCGGGCGTCATGCGATGGTGACGGCCGTGCGCAATGCGGGCGACTACGACGGGATCATCGCGGGCGATCCGGGTTTCCATTTGCCGAAGGCGGCGATCGGCGAGATGTATGGCGCGCAGCAGTTCGCCAGGATCGCGTCGGCGACGGGGGCGAATGGCTTGCCGGATATCGGCAGTGGGTTCAATGCGGCGGAACGGCAGTTTGTCGGGGCGAGGATACTCGACAAATGCGATGCGCTGGATGGGGTGGCCGACGGGATGGTGCAGGACGTTGCCGCTTGCCAGGCGCATTTCAGTGTCGAGACGGATATTCCGACCTGTGTTGGCGGTACGCGAACGGGAGCGTGCCTGACGAGCGAGCAGAAGACGGCACTCGAGAATGTGTTCGCGGGCGCGCGCAACAGCGCGGGGACGGCGCTTTATGCGGGCTTTCCATACGATCCCGGCATCGCGGGCAGCGGCTGGGCGGCGTGGAAGCAGTCGAATTCCATCACGCTCGATCCGGCCGCGATGGCGTTCACCTTCATGACGCCGCCGAAGAGCGCCGCGACGCTCGCGAACCTGGCCGGTTTCGCGCTCGGGTTCGACATGGATGCGGACGCGCCGGCGATCTTCGCGACGAACGGCACGTATACGCAATCCGCGTGGTCGTTCATGACGCCGCCTGACGAGACGAACCTGTCCGCGCTGAAGTCGAGAGGCGCGAAGATGTTCGTTTATCACGGCACGGGTGACCCAGTGTTCTCGTTCGACGATACGCGTGATTGGTACGAGCGTGTCGCTCAGGCGAACGGCGGAAGTGCCGCGGACTTCGTGCGCTTCTATCCGGTGCCGGGGATGAACCACTGTTCGGGCGGGCCGGCGGCGGATCAGTTCGATATGCTCACGCCGCTGGTGGCCTGGGTCGAGCAGGGACAGGCGCCGGCCGCGATCGTGGCCGCGGCTCGCGATGCGACGAACGCGGTGCCGAATGCCGACGTACCGGCGTCATGGGGCGTGGGGCGCACGCGGCCTCTGTGTCCTTATCCGCAAGTGGCGCGGTACAACGGCTCCGGCGACCTGAATTCGGCAGCGAACTTCAGTTGCCGGTGA
- a CDS encoding sigma-70 family RNA polymerase sigma factor: MSSGPTVQPIEKREGNDEASSPSRASWLADEFRASYAWLKAKLQRRVGSPADAEDLAASSFEALAGVDDLQGVREPRAFLTVIAQRLTFEMWRRRDLERAYQQALLNVEEPVAPSAESIVEISQALFLIDQALDGLSPKAKSAFIYSQIDGLTYAEIAARLGVSTSMVRKYIAQALTRCFLIS; encoded by the coding sequence ATGAGCAGCGGCCCGACAGTACAGCCGATCGAGAAGCGGGAAGGGAACGACGAGGCGTCGTCCCCTTCCCGCGCCTCATGGCTTGCCGACGAGTTTCGGGCCAGCTATGCCTGGCTGAAGGCGAAGCTGCAGCGGCGTGTCGGGTCGCCGGCCGATGCCGAGGATCTCGCGGCCTCGTCCTTCGAGGCGCTCGCCGGCGTCGACGACCTGCAGGGCGTGCGTGAGCCGCGTGCCTTCCTGACCGTTATCGCCCAGCGCCTCACCTTCGAGATGTGGCGCCGCCGGGATCTCGAGCGCGCCTATCAGCAGGCGCTCCTCAACGTCGAGGAGCCGGTCGCGCCGTCCGCCGAATCGATCGTCGAGATTTCCCAGGCCCTGTTTCTGATCGATCAGGCGCTCGATGGATTGTCACCGAAAGCAAAAAGTGCTTTTATCTACAGCCAGATCGACGGCCTCACTTATGCGGAGATTGCCGCTCGACTCGGTGTCTCCACCAGCATGGTCCGCAAATACATCGCCCAGGCGCTTACCCGATGCTTTCTGATCAGTTGA